CAGCTGCAAGTCGCCCTCCTCGATGTTCTgcagctcttcgtcgtcctcatcttcctcctcgacGGTCTTGGCCTTGCCCTCCAGCTTAGCAACGTACTTGTTGAGTCTAGCATTCGAACGGTTGAGGTGCAGGATACTGTTCTCTATTTCTTGCTTCAGATGGGCCAATTCATCGGCTGACATGTCGCTGATCGCCGTCTTGAACTCCTCGATCTGCACAGGTCTCCTAATTCCACCAGCAGACATCTTGGGTTGATCTCTTGTAGCTTTCTTTGGAGTCTGGCTGCATCTGGGGCGACCGCAAGGAGACCAGGGGTCCTTTTATACTGCTGCTACCTCGAGAACAAGGAATTCAAGGGGGAAACGGCTGCTGGGTTTCAGCAGCTACGGGTGAAACAATCCCCAACGGTAGAGGTTACTTAAGGTGCTTCGTGATCGACTGAGAAGGCTCTGCTGAAGTCGTGGTACGGTGCCAGCGGGGAGTCGGTCAAGGCTGGGTGCTGCCTGGGATGAAGTACCTACGTGGTGGCTCTTATCGAGATTGGAGGTAGATTGGAGCAGGATTGTCCTTATTTAGTGTGCTGTCTGTAGCTTGTTCTGTTATAAGGTGCAGAAAAGTCTATGAGTTCTCATCAGGATCACTACAAGAGACGAAAAGAGGGAGAGATTGCAATGCTGACCAGCGTGGAGGATCTCCTTGAGATTGATGACCGCATTGCCAGCATCGAGAGCGAGAGAAGCCAGCTGGCTGCTCAACTGGAGCTGGCTCGGCAGGCAGccgagaagaagagctcgGTTGCCAGAAAGATCGAAGTCCTTGCGAGTGAGATCGCCCAGAGAGCCACTGACTTGGACAGTGTGAGGCAGCTGAAGGCGCAGTATGGTGATTTGAAAGTACTGTGTGATTTGGAGAAGCTTTACGTCCTGCAGGAGGAGCAACAAATGGCCCAGGATCAATTGCGTCAGGTGGGCGACGAGCTGAGCGAGCTGTCGCTTGTAGAGCCGGGCCAGATATCGCTGGACACCCTCTCGAGGCTGCACGCTGAGCTGTCGCGGATCAGGCGATTGCTCAACACTCCTAGTCCAGTCTACGACAGCTTTGAGAGCGTACTACGTTCCAGTGCAAACGACCTGTCTAACAAGTTTAACAGACAGCTATTGGAATCCAAGTGGGACACTCCAGCGTTTGTACCCATTTCTACACAAACCATCGAAACGATGAGAGGGATGTCGACTACACTGTACCGCTTGAGTCAGCTGAGATTCACAAttgaagaggaacaaaCGTGGAACTTCAAATGTATCGCCAACAATTTCACCATCAGGTTCACATACCATTTCCACGATGGCAACTTTAAGCTCGAGACGtatttc
Above is a genomic segment from Torulaspora globosa chromosome 1, complete sequence containing:
- the TMA17 gene encoding Tma17p (ancestral locus Anc_2.328); translation: MSAGGIRRPVQIEEFKTAISDMSADELAHLKQEIENSILHLNRSNARLNKYVAKLEGKAKTVEEEDEDDEELQNIEEGDLQLYHDSLRENEILLKNYDERLEALHQENLYRASAGKKPSS